The Pirellulales bacterium sequence CAGGTCAAAGACGGCACACTGGCCTGCATCGATCCGCACAACGCCGGCGATATCTGCACCGACGGCAAGTACGACTGGTTCGAGTTGCGGCTGGAGTACAACATTTCCGAGGCGGGCAACAGCGGCATCATGTATCACGTGACCAATGCCGGCGGAGCGGTCTGGGCGACCGGGCCGGAATTTCAGCTTGAAGACAACGAGAAGGCCGCCGACCCGATCCGCTGCGGCTGGCTCTACGCTCTCTACAAACCGCCGAAGGATCCGACGACTGGCAAGACGCTCGATGCGACCAAACCGGTCGGCCAGTGGAACCAGGTCCGGCTTGTCCTCAGCCCCGAGAAATGCGAGCACTACATCAACGGGGTGAAGTATTTCGAATACGTGCTGGGGAGCGACGATTTCAAAGCCCGCGTGGCCAAAAGCAAATTCGCGAGCATGCCGAACTTCGCCAAGGCTGACACGGGCTACCTTGCCCTGCAAGGGGACCACGGGCAAGTGGCGTTCCGCAATATCAAGCTCTTGCCTATTGCGGCGAAGTGAAGAGTGGGAGGTCGCAAGCGGGGTGACGAGAGCGTTGCTCTTCGTTAGCCGCGGTCGGCCAAGCGCTCGAGTCGCGATTCTTTGGCCAATACGGCCTTGCGTAAGCGGTGGATGAAAACTGCTTGGACCAGCTCGAACGTCAACCAGAGGATCAGCTCAACGCGAATACCGGTCGTATCGGTGGCGAGGTCGAACTTTGGCTTTCCGAACAACGGTTCCCTCTGCCAGAAACTGAATCCGCTTATGGCGACGCAGACGGCGCAAAACGCCAGGAGCCTCGATGACCAAACAATCAATGCGCGGCGCCGAACGTAGAGCGACAACCGTTGGTTGTAAACGATGAATGCTAGCGCCCCGGCCGATGCAGCTAGGTACCGGGCGAGCCCGAGTCGTGGTGCCCACTCGTGAATAATCAGCAGACGCAAGAATACGGAATTGAGTGATACGAGGATCTCTAGCGCCAACGCGATGGCCGCGGCCGCCACTGCGATTCGTAGCGGCCATTTGGTTCGGACTTCTTCGGGCGTGGCAAGACACGCCATGACTCCCACCAATTTGATTAGCCTGCCAACAAGCAGGAGCAGCGCGGTCAAAACAAAAATCTCGAATCTGAAATCCGCATTCTTCCAAATATCGGACGCCGCCGACACCACGAACACCGTGTCCCCAACAATCATTGCGACGAGGCCGAACACGACCAGCCGCAGCCCGAACGCAACGCGCGCGAGCGAGCCGGGATTCATCGCGATCGATGGCTCGGCATTCACCGGCCGATCGGTTGAAGTGGGCGAGGCGTAAGGATTCGAAGGGGCATTCATGCTTCACGGCCTATCGCGATCTCCCTTTGAAACCCTTCACGCCTTGGCACTCTCAATCCTCAAAAACCGATCCGCCTTCGGCGCCATCATCCTTGTGCGCCGGTCAGGATCGCCGTGCGAGTATTTGCCAACAGGATGAGATAGCGAATGAATGTTACCAGAGTTACGACGACGGCAATCGGCGGCTAAGCCGCAAGCGGACGTTTCCGAGCCAGACTTCCGAGCCCCGAGCCCCGCTCCTCACGCTTTCGCCGGGCCGTCGCAGCGGCCGAAGACCATCCGGCCGGCGCTGGTTTGCAGGACGCTCGTGACAGCGATCCGCACGCTGCGGTTGATGTGCTCGCGGCCCCCTTCGACGACGATCATCGTGCCGTCGTCCAAGTAGCCCACCCCTTGCCCGACCGATTCCCCCGGCTTGACGATCTTGACCTCGACCAATTCGCCGGGCAAGAAAACCGGCTTGAGCGCGTTGGCCAAATCGTTGAGATTCACCACGCCGACGCCGTGGAGCTTGGCCACTTTGTTGAGATTGTAGTCGTTCGTGACCACGCGGCCATTCAGATGTTTGGCCAACAGGACCAGCTTCAGATCGACCGCCTGGCCGCTGAACTCGGGCAATTCGCGGTCGAAGATCGTCAGCTCGACGCGCTTGTTTGACCGGAGGCGATTGAGCACATCCAGCCCGCGGCGGCCGCGGCTACGGCGGAGCTTGTCGCCGCTGTCGGCGATGTTTTGCAGCTCGCTGATGACGAATTGGGGCATGATGAGTTCATTGTCGATCAGATCGGTCTCGACGACGTCGGCGATCCGGCCGTCGATCACCACGCTGGTGTCGAGCACGTATGGCGCCCGCCCTTTTACCTCCTTGGCGAACTCGACGTAGGGGATGATAAAGCGGAAGTCGTTCTTGGTCTGAATCAGAAGGCTGATGCAGGTGTAACAGAGCACGGTCCCCATCGAGAGGAAGATCAGGTCGACGATCTCCTTGCTCGGAATCGTGGCCAGGAGCGGATTGAGCGCCAGCCGCAGCACATAGGTGAGAAATAGGCCAACGATCAGGCCAAAGTAAACTGCCGAGATCGTATCGAGCTGCTTTCGCGGCAAGAGCGCATCGGCGGCTATCACCAGCCCCGCCAAGAGGATACAGCCCACGATCACCAACCAGGGGATCCAAATCGGCTGCTCGGGCAACACCTTGGAATTAATTAGCACAACGCCCAAGCTGACCGCCACCAAGACAAAGATCGAGCGCACGACGAAAAGAGCAACATTCGACATTTGCAGTCACCGCACGAAAACCAAATGAATAATACCGCTAATAGGATCATTTCATTCTAACACAATCGGGCTGGGTTAATAATGACCCTTGTCGCACGACGAGTCGCAAAACGATGTCGAAGATGCGCCGCGGCGAGGCGAATGTCCGAAGGACGAGTCGCGGGCAAAGGTTTCAAACGGCATCGCTACCGCGATTCGGGCCGAGTCGCCAGGCGTCCGGGCTGCCCGCCCTCGTAGATACTAAACTCAGCCCAGATCGGCAGATGGTCGGAGACTTGCAGGGCTTGGGGCATGGTGAGACTGCACTCATGCATCAGATCGAGCACCCCCGCTCGGCCGGTGAATTCGATCGTGGCCTCGCGATTGAAGAGGATGTTGTCAACCATTTTCGTGCCCCGCGTGTTCGTGGGGGCCGCGGTGAGCGCCGAGGTCATGTTCGGCAGTTGGCCCAGCAGGCCGAGCCGCCGATCGTCGGCGCCGAGATTGCCCAAGAGAATAATGTCGTCCTCGCCGAGGCCGTTGTTGCGGACCGCGCGATAGACGTCCGCAAGAGCATCGAGTTCGCTGCTGGCCCGCTGAGCGTCGACGTGTACATTGACCAGCGCGAAGGTGAATGCGTCTTTTGGCTCCGGACCGCGGACGCGGAACGTCGCCACCAGCGGATCGCGGCGCAACAGCCGCGCGGGATCATCGACCGTGTACATCGTGCTTCGATCCACCTCGACACTGGCGGCGTCTAAGATGAAGGCAAGCTGCTCGGGCGCGGCATCGCCCCCCGATCGCGGACCAATGACATAGTCGAAGTGCCGGCCGTTGTAGTTGAGCTGCTCGATCACCACCGCCATCAGATCGTCGCGCGGAGTGGAGATGCCCTGGATGGCGATCACATCGAAACGACGGACCACGTCGAGCACGGTTTTCATGACCTCCGGCCGGCCGAGCTTCGCAGCGTCAAACTTCTGAACGTCGAACGAAGCGATGCGGATCGTCTGCGTTGGTCGTTGCGGGGGGGACGCGGCGTCGGCTACCGTATTCTCGAACGCCGTCGAATCGGCGACCGTGCCGCGCGGCTTGAGCGACACCCGATCGATCCCGTCGATCCGGTATTTCTGGAAGAAGAACCAACTCCCGCCGGCGCCGGCCAAGAGCAGCAATATGAACAGCCTTCGCATGAACCTCTCCGTGGGTTTTCGACGCGGACTTATGTCGAACGCTGGTCAGCGTCCGCGCCGACGCTGGCAGCGTCGGCCACGTTCCAAGGAACGGACTCGCCCCAAAGCCAATTCCGGCAAGCTGGGCGGAATAGAATAGCCCGATCGCGATAACCGCTCCAGGTCAGTTAGGAACGGGAAGATCGAAAGAACGAAGGTTTTTTATGAGGAGGCCAGGAAGACAGGAGTAGGAGCCGGAAATGAATGGGAATAAACGCAAATTGAGATATGGTGAGATCGATTCGTTGGCGAGGTACTCGACTCCACTCATAATTCGCGTACATTCCCGTTCATTTCCGGCCATTCCAACTCCCTCTTCCTCCTGCCTTCCTGGTCTCCTCATAGAAACTGCTTTCTTCATTTCCGGGCTTCGCGGACAAGATGGCCGAGTTCCGGGAGAATCAGCTTTTCCATAGCGAGTTGGACGGCCGCCGGGGAGCCGGGCATGGTGAGCAGGATTTTGCCGGCCATCAGGCCGCCGATCGCCCGGCTGAGCATCGCCGCGGCGCCGACCTGCTCGAAACTGAGCATGCGGAATAATTCGCCGTAGCCGGGGAGAATCTTGGATAGCAGGCCGCTGACGGTCTCGAAGGTTTGGTCGCGGCTGCCGATCCCCGTGCCCCCGGTCATCAGAATGGCATCCAGGTCCGCCTGCCCGCCGAGCTTCGCCAGCAGCGCTCGCATCGTTGCCGGCTCGTCGGGAATGATCTCGCGGGCGGCGACGTCGTGGCCGGCCGCGGCGAGCAGTTCGGCAATCAGCAATCCCCCCCTGTCAGTGGCAAGCGTCCGCGTGTCGCTCACGGTAATCACGGCGCAGCGGACGCGCCTCGGCGCCTCGGCCCGATGTTCTTGTGTGGATTGGCTCATGGACTTGCCGACAAACCGCGGAATGGTTGATTGCCCGTCAGCGATTGGCGAACTTATACTATGAATACGGCGGTCGTTTAACCTGGAGCGCCGCAGGCACGATCGTAAACGAGCACCTGTCGCGGAACAATACCCGGGGCCGGAGAGAGTTCGATGAAACGAATCTTCGCAGCCCTCATCGCCGGCGCGGCACTCGCGGCAAGCGGCTCGATTCTCATCGATGCTCGCGCGGCGCGGGCCGACATCTTCGTGCTCACCAGCGACGGCCAAATCCAAGGGGAGGCCGTCAACTCGCCCGACACTCCGAAAGACAAGACCGTGATCCGCACCCTGGCAGGCGGGGAGATCACGCTCGAAAAGAAGCAGATCAGGCAGATCATTCCGCAAAGCGCAGCCGAATTGGAATACGAAAAGATTCGGCCGACCTATCCCGACACGGTTGAAGGGCAATGGCAATTGGCCGAATGGTGCCGCGATCATTCGCTCTCGAAGCAGCGGCAAGTTCATCTCGAGCGCGTCATCGCCTTGGACGCCGGTCACAAACAGGCTCGGGCCGT is a genomic window containing:
- a CDS encoding MogA/MoaB family molybdenum cofactor biosynthesis protein, with the protein product MSQSTQEHRAEAPRRVRCAVITVSDTRTLATDRGGLLIAELLAAAGHDVAAREIIPDEPATMRALLAKLGGQADLDAILMTGGTGIGSRDQTFETVSGLLSKILPGYGELFRMLSFEQVGAAAMLSRAIGGLMAGKILLTMPGSPAAVQLAMEKLILPELGHLVREARK
- a CDS encoding endonuclease/exonuclease/phosphatase; protein product: MRRLFILLLLAGAGGSWFFFQKYRIDGIDRVSLKPRGTVADSTAFENTVADAASPPQRPTQTIRIASFDVQKFDAAKLGRPEVMKTVLDVVRRFDVIAIQGISTPRDDLMAVVIEQLNYNGRHFDYVIGPRSGGDAAPEQLAFILDAASVEVDRSTMYTVDDPARLLRRDPLVATFRVRGPEPKDAFTFALVNVHVDAQRASSELDALADVYRAVRNNGLGEDDIILLGNLGADDRRLGLLGQLPNMTSALTAAPTNTRGTKMVDNILFNREATIEFTGRAGVLDLMHECSLTMPQALQVSDHLPIWAEFSIYEGGQPGRLATRPESR
- a CDS encoding DUF1080 domain-containing protein; amino-acid sequence: MPSFRTRLCTAAVLVLLFVPSLRALHADEASAKAGAADETSAPNTLSESEKAAGWKLLFDGKTTDGWHTFKRKDVLPGWQVKDGTLACIDPHNAGDICTDGKYDWFELRLEYNISEAGNSGIMYHVTNAGGAVWATGPEFQLEDNEKAADPIRCGWLYALYKPPKDPTTGKTLDATKPVGQWNQVRLVLSPEKCEHYINGVKYFEYVLGSDDFKARVAKSKFASMPNFAKADTGYLALQGDHGQVAFRNIKLLPIAAK
- a CDS encoding PIN domain-containing protein, whose protein sequence is MSNVALFVVRSIFVLVAVSLGVVLINSKVLPEQPIWIPWLVIVGCILLAGLVIAADALLPRKQLDTISAVYFGLIVGLFLTYVLRLALNPLLATIPSKEIVDLIFLSMGTVLCYTCISLLIQTKNDFRFIIPYVEFAKEVKGRAPYVLDTSVVIDGRIADVVETDLIDNELIMPQFVISELQNIADSGDKLRRSRGRRGLDVLNRLRSNKRVELTIFDRELPEFSGQAVDLKLVLLAKHLNGRVVTNDYNLNKVAKLHGVGVVNLNDLANALKPVFLPGELVEVKIVKPGESVGQGVGYLDDGTMIVVEGGREHINRSVRIAVTSVLQTSAGRMVFGRCDGPAKA